A single Phycisphaerae bacterium DNA region contains:
- the ilvE gene encoding branched-chain-amino-acid transaminase: MATNEYLPDPNLKIWLDGKLVPTAEANINVFSHGLLYGDGVFEGIRVYNGRIFECTAHMDRFMDCLKAIRLEIPYTRQQIIDAMLETIKVNNATDGYIRLVAARGVGTLGIHPLRVGPANVFIIVGKIQMFDPAMYEVGMKIVTASTIRNHPNALSPRIKSLNYLNNIMAKFEAIDANVLEAVMLNHEGYVAECTGDNLFIVKRGVVRTPAAHCGLLEGVTRRLILHFAKKRGLCTDETTLTRQDLYYADEMFITGTGAEVCPVTEIDKRPVGDGKPGPITKQLIADFREHTRSKDEIFSGGVR; the protein is encoded by the coding sequence ATGGCGACAAATGAATATTTGCCGGACCCGAACTTGAAGATCTGGCTCGATGGCAAGCTTGTGCCGACAGCCGAGGCGAACATCAACGTGTTCAGCCACGGTCTGCTCTATGGTGACGGCGTGTTTGAGGGCATTCGCGTTTACAACGGACGCATCTTTGAGTGCACCGCGCACATGGATCGTTTCATGGATTGCCTCAAGGCCATTCGCCTTGAGATTCCGTACACGCGCCAGCAGATCATCGACGCGATGCTCGAGACCATCAAGGTGAACAACGCGACCGACGGATATATCCGGCTTGTGGCCGCGCGCGGCGTCGGCACACTTGGGATTCACCCGCTGCGCGTGGGGCCCGCCAATGTGTTCATCATCGTTGGGAAGATTCAGATGTTCGATCCCGCGATGTACGAAGTCGGCATGAAGATTGTGACTGCCTCCACGATTCGCAACCACCCCAATGCGCTGTCTCCCCGCATCAAGAGCTTGAATTACCTGAACAACATCATGGCGAAGTTTGAAGCGATCGACGCCAATGTGCTCGAGGCCGTCATGTTGAATCATGAGGGCTACGTCGCCGAATGCACGGGCGACAATCTGTTCATCGTGAAGCGCGGGGTTGTTCGGACGCCCGCGGCTCACTGCGGACTTCTGGAAGGCGTCACCCGGCGGCTGATTCTGCACTTCGCCAAGAAGCGCGGGCTGTGTACGGATGAGACGACGCTGACGAGGCAGGACCTCTACTACGCGGACGAGATGTTCATCACCGGCACGGGTGCCGAAGTGTGCCCCGTCACCGAAATCGATAAGCGCCCGGTCGGCGACGGGAAGCCGGGTCCAATCACGAAGCAGCTCATCGCCGATTTCCGTGAACATACACGGTCCAAAGATG
- a CDS encoding ABC transporter ATP-binding protein → MLRAEGIHKTYILGRSLLPVLRGVSVEIQRGEFVSITGASGGGKSTLLHVMSGLDVPQRGQVYFEGVELFEPEGARRIPEGREGTFVEAALSVGGASVAPARRQGERRAGSTGGSGLKSISGASDYRMIESRRNRMRNESFGFVFQFYHLLPEFDVLENVLLPAMVGRSAGQWLGGRASLGQRAKDLLARVGLSDRMRHRPNELSGGERQRVAIARALVNQPAMLFADEPTGNLDSRTGRDIFNLLKELNRAGQTIVMVTHDRELATEADRTVHLVDGRLES, encoded by the coding sequence ATGCTTCGCGCTGAGGGCATTCACAAAACCTACATCCTCGGCAGATCGCTCCTGCCGGTGCTTCGCGGTGTATCGGTTGAGATACAGCGTGGCGAGTTCGTCTCCATCACCGGCGCGAGCGGTGGCGGCAAGAGCACGCTGCTTCATGTGATGAGCGGCCTGGACGTGCCGCAGCGTGGGCAGGTGTATTTCGAAGGTGTCGAATTGTTCGAGCCGGAAGGCGCTCGACGAATACCCGAAGGGCGCGAGGGCACGTTTGTCGAGGCGGCTCTATCCGTCGGTGGCGCTTCGGTTGCTCCGGCACGTCGGCAGGGAGAACGGAGAGCCGGATCCACAGGAGGATCAGGCCTGAAATCCATTTCCGGTGCGTCAGACTATCGCATGATCGAGAGCCGGCGAAACCGGATGCGAAACGAATCGTTTGGGTTCGTTTTTCAGTTCTATCACCTGCTTCCGGAATTCGACGTGCTCGAAAATGTCTTGCTGCCCGCAATGGTCGGCCGTTCGGCGGGCCAATGGCTCGGTGGTCGCGCTTCGCTGGGGCAGCGTGCGAAGGATCTTCTGGCGCGTGTCGGACTGAGCGATCGGATGCGTCATCGCCCGAATGAACTGTCAGGCGGCGAGCGGCAGCGCGTTGCGATTGCGCGGGCGCTTGTGAATCAGCCGGCGATGCTCTTTGCCGACGAACCGACTGGCAATCTTGACAGCCGCACGGGGCGAGATATCTTTAACCTGCTGAAAGAGTTAAATCGAGCCGGCCAGACGATCGTCATGGTCACGCACGACCGGGAACTGGCGACCGAGGCGGATCGCACGGTCCACCTCGTTGACGGTCGGCTCGAATCGTGA
- a CDS encoding ABC transporter permease, whose amino-acid sequence MSPRIRMLLFTLLAPLSVPAYVLFLAGSNLVGAAYYIVVEATVARILGRPITVSPWLALVLSPVVLALAPVAAAGHFLLALVRGASRCLGAIGNWQSGLTSRVPSMAFGLVWVLVAFWSSMACLNAAMSMAWIGQGISNETRRQFVDAIRRGLTLGELPESMQERRRLIISEIDANREALSGDWDYFVSAMRDDEVSFHRLPSQTLMRKVAGLPWYFVPKELSTDGLDHSVLMLGPLLLVWMLLIRWPGMHAVAKFRWFPIGMYLIRVVGAFVAIYGLAAWVPLAVGNSLWKNVPELTGVSWLASPLAWLGYDHFEWAQPEWYLFNAGVWLVILGIVAFIWWTAWRISPFLGWPRYYVAFLASRLLQRKRIAFFSVGAVTLCVAMMIIVISVMGGFVDSIRDRADGLLGDLVMDGGLQGFPYYAEFIEEAKKLRDPKSGELIVEEATPLIISYGILQFPATKFTKAVQILGIRLPEFVKVNDFGKDLFYNNRYGDTRLDIEQGQPMWGFDEQRRVALPGDMDRWYREKWLPSLSPEKRAEEQLLYPRDGGRLIGPGVFDVSSSENLKPGYEGSPYPGAIIGRDILFKRFPSGDYERLSNYPRGEPCLLTVIPMTRGGQIVQQAPPQPAFRYVDDSKTGIHDIDSKNVYVDFDRLQALLKMGPQEREEGGFTSPRCTQVQVKLKEQFAKPRSELLEKKRQVAQCWTRVTANTPMDPFEARMVRNTGISTWEEMQASFIAAIEKEKFLVLIMFGVISIVAVLLILCIFYMIVQEKTRDVGIIKSVGASTEGVVAVFLVYGAAIGLVGAILGSLLGTTFVENINEVQDWLARINPAWRVWSPETYSFDKIPSHWKWDEVLAISALAIGASVLGAAFPAMRAGRTWPVEALRYE is encoded by the coding sequence TTGAGTCCGCGGATTCGCATGTTGCTCTTTACGCTGCTCGCACCGCTGTCGGTGCCGGCTTATGTGCTCTTCCTCGCGGGTTCCAACCTCGTCGGCGCCGCCTACTACATCGTCGTCGAAGCGACTGTCGCCAGAATTCTTGGCCGGCCGATCACCGTTTCGCCGTGGCTTGCGTTGGTCCTGTCACCCGTGGTGCTCGCGCTGGCGCCCGTAGCCGCGGCGGGCCATTTTTTGCTCGCGCTGGTGCGTGGGGCCAGTCGCTGCCTTGGCGCGATCGGTAATTGGCAGTCAGGGCTGACTTCACGCGTTCCATCGATGGCTTTCGGACTCGTGTGGGTGCTTGTCGCATTCTGGTCGTCGATGGCGTGCCTCAATGCGGCGATGTCGATGGCCTGGATCGGCCAAGGCATCTCGAACGAAACGCGGCGACAATTCGTCGATGCCATTCGCAGGGGCCTCACGCTCGGCGAGTTGCCCGAATCGATGCAGGAGCGTCGACGCCTGATCATTTCAGAAATCGATGCAAATCGTGAGGCGTTGAGCGGTGACTGGGATTATTTCGTCTCGGCCATGCGCGACGATGAGGTTTCTTTCCATCGGCTGCCCTCACAGACCTTGATGCGAAAGGTCGCCGGCCTTCCGTGGTATTTCGTACCGAAGGAGCTTTCGACAGATGGTCTGGATCACAGCGTGCTCATGCTGGGTCCGCTGCTGCTGGTGTGGATGCTGCTGATTCGCTGGCCGGGAATGCACGCCGTCGCGAAGTTTCGGTGGTTTCCGATCGGAATGTATCTGATCCGCGTGGTCGGGGCGTTTGTTGCGATTTATGGGCTTGCCGCGTGGGTTCCGCTTGCTGTCGGCAATTCACTCTGGAAAAACGTTCCCGAATTGACCGGTGTGTCGTGGCTGGCCAGCCCGCTTGCGTGGCTTGGGTACGACCACTTCGAATGGGCGCAGCCGGAGTGGTATCTGTTCAACGCGGGCGTGTGGCTCGTGATTCTCGGTATTGTGGCGTTCATCTGGTGGACGGCGTGGCGCATCAGTCCATTTCTCGGATGGCCGCGATACTACGTTGCGTTTCTGGCGTCGAGACTGCTGCAGCGCAAGCGCATCGCGTTTTTCTCTGTGGGTGCGGTGACGCTCTGCGTTGCGATGATGATCATCGTCATCAGCGTCATGGGCGGATTCGTTGACAGCATCCGCGACCGCGCGGACGGACTTCTGGGCGACCTCGTGATGGACGGCGGGCTACAGGGATTTCCGTATTACGCGGAGTTCATCGAAGAAGCCAAGAAGCTGCGGGATCCGAAGTCCGGCGAGTTGATCGTCGAAGAAGCGACGCCGCTCATCATCTCATACGGAATTCTTCAGTTTCCTGCGACGAAATTCACCAAGGCCGTTCAGATTCTCGGCATTCGCCTTCCTGAGTTTGTCAAGGTCAACGATTTCGGCAAAGACCTTTTTTATAACAACCGTTATGGCGATACGCGGCTGGACATTGAGCAGGGGCAGCCGATGTGGGGGTTTGACGAACAGCGCCGCGTTGCGCTGCCGGGTGATATGGATCGCTGGTATCGCGAGAAGTGGTTGCCTTCGCTTTCGCCGGAAAAGCGAGCGGAAGAGCAACTGCTTTACCCTCGCGATGGAGGCCGGCTGATCGGACCGGGTGTGTTCGATGTGTCATCGAGTGAGAATCTGAAACCCGGGTACGAAGGCTCGCCTTATCCGGGTGCAATCATTGGTCGAGATATTCTGTTCAAGCGGTTTCCATCCGGCGATTACGAGCGTCTGTCAAATTATCCAAGGGGGGAGCCGTGTCTGCTGACGGTCATTCCGATGACGCGTGGCGGCCAGATCGTTCAGCAGGCGCCGCCTCAGCCGGCATTTCGATATGTGGACGATTCGAAGACGGGAATTCACGACATAGACTCCAAAAATGTATACGTGGATTTCGACCGCCTACAGGCTTTATTGAAGATGGGCCCCCAGGAGCGGGAGGAGGGCGGCTTCACCAGTCCGCGATGCACCCAGGTTCAAGTCAAGCTAAAGGAACAGTTTGCCAAGCCTCGATCGGAACTGCTGGAGAAGAAGCGGCAGGTCGCACAGTGTTGGACGCGTGTCACCGCGAACACACCGATGGACCCGTTCGAAGCGCGCATGGTTCGCAATACGGGTATCTCGACATGGGAGGAAATGCAGGCAAGCTTCATCGCAGCGATCGAGAAAGAAAAGTTTCTGGTGCTGATCATGTTTGGTGTGATCAGCATCGTTGCCGTGCTGCTGATACTCTGCATCTTCTACATGATCGTTCAGGAAAAAACGCGCGACGTCGGCATCATCAAGAGCGTCGGCGCGAGCACGGAGGGCGTGGTGGCGGTCTTCCTGGTGTATGGCGCTGCCATCGGGCTCGTGGGTGCAATACTCGGATCACTGTTGGGCACGACGTTTGTTGAAAATATCAACGAGGTTCAGGACTGGCTCGCGAGGATTAATCCGGCCTGGCGCGTATGGAGTCCTGAGACTTACTCATTTGACAAGATTCCGAGCCACTGGAAATGGGATGAGGTGCTGGCCATCAGTGCATTGGCGATCGGCGCGTCGGTGCTTGGCGCGGCCTTCCCCGCGATGCGGGCAGGGCGCACGTGGCCCGTGGAAGCGCTGCGATACGAGTAG
- a CDS encoding SUMF1/EgtB/PvdO family nonheme iron enzyme, with protein MDVAHVAMNGHGRRGLYLERSLFAALLLCLAADKTTADVLNMPPGLTSVEFVHVGHAGNPSRLSGAGAGGSGSDAVVGGVDYEFRMGTFEVTAAQYTEFLNAVASTSAYGLYVENMGSLGGSRSPRIIRSGVPGSFSYSVAPDYANRPVVFVSWLNAARFANWLTNGQPSGLPSAETTEDGSYDLTGVNGIDGFAIAMAVTRRPGAKFVIPSEDEWYKAAYHANNGVTGDFWDYPTRSNTMPGNGLFSPDTGNSANYFNGASGGFTLGSPYYRSEVGEFENSGSAYGTFDQGGNVAEWNESVYQHPQVGPLRGIRGGSYWSDGPIMQAAWRNGLGPGNTLDTVGFRMAWVPEPGAIALLVVAGALLHFRTSRRR; from the coding sequence ATGGACGTGGCGCATGTGGCGATGAACGGGCACGGGCGGAGAGGTTTGTACCTGGAACGCTCGCTTTTCGCTGCCTTGCTGCTGTGCCTTGCCGCGGACAAAACAACCGCGGACGTGCTGAACATGCCGCCTGGTCTGACGAGCGTGGAATTCGTGCATGTCGGTCACGCGGGTAATCCGAGCAGGCTCTCCGGGGCCGGCGCGGGGGGCTCCGGTTCGGACGCGGTGGTCGGCGGCGTGGATTACGAATTCCGAATGGGTACATTTGAAGTGACGGCCGCGCAGTACACCGAGTTTCTGAACGCGGTCGCGTCCACGAGTGCATACGGTCTCTACGTCGAAAACATGGGGAGCCTCGGAGGAAGCAGATCTCCGCGAATCATCCGAAGTGGCGTTCCGGGGAGCTTTTCCTATTCGGTCGCGCCAGATTATGCGAATCGGCCCGTCGTCTTCGTTTCGTGGTTGAATGCGGCACGATTCGCCAACTGGCTCACGAATGGTCAGCCTTCCGGACTTCCGAGCGCAGAGACGACCGAGGATGGGTCCTATGACCTGACCGGTGTCAACGGCATCGATGGTTTCGCCATCGCCATGGCCGTAACGCGGCGCCCGGGTGCGAAATTCGTGATTCCGTCTGAGGACGAGTGGTACAAAGCGGCATATCACGCGAACAACGGCGTTACGGGTGATTTCTGGGATTATCCGACGCGGTCGAACACGATGCCTGGCAACGGACTGTTCAGTCCCGACACAGGCAACAGCGCGAACTACTTTAACGGAGCATCGGGTGGATTTACTCTTGGTAGCCCGTACTACCGTTCCGAAGTGGGCGAATTCGAGAACTCGGGCAGTGCGTACGGCACATTCGACCAGGGGGGTAATGTGGCCGAATGGAACGAATCGGTTTATCAGCATCCGCAGGTCGGCCCACTTAGGGGAATTCGCGGCGGGTCATATTGGTCCGATGGTCCCATCATGCAGGCGGCGTGGCGAAATGGATTGGGCCCTGGGAATACGCTTGACACGGTCGGGTTTCGCATGGCATGGGTACCGGAGCCTGGGGCGATCGCGCTGTTGGTTGTCGCGGGCGCGCTGCTGCACTTTCGAACGTCCCGGCGGCGTTGA
- a CDS encoding fumarylacetoacetate hydrolase family protein: protein MKFCQFYHSESERAADLRQRVPVHARLGVLIGDRIVDVTDRARKHHDIHDPQFAGVLTAAVAGLPEWAAFRKDIAMMNAEGGVDPAAVFFGPCVLRPSQYLDFYAFEQHVMTMRKQRGLDFIVPEWYEIPAYYNSNATSFIGHGMTAYFPHGEERMDFECEMACVIGRSIRNATIESARDAIVGYTILNDLSARGRQTKAMPINMGPAPGKDFASALGPYLVTKDEIKDLDAVGMRAYVNGEQWTDGRYGTVKHRFESMVAFASASRTLFPGDILGSGTVGGGCGAELKKFLRPGDVVRMEFDGLGALDNRVEIDSGAGEVAR, encoded by the coding sequence ATGAAATTCTGCCAGTTTTACCACTCAGAATCCGAACGTGCGGCGGACTTGCGGCAGCGCGTGCCCGTGCATGCCCGGCTGGGTGTGCTGATCGGCGATCGGATTGTCGATGTGACGGATCGGGCGCGAAAACACCACGATATCCACGATCCGCAGTTTGCCGGGGTTCTCACGGCTGCTGTCGCCGGGCTGCCGGAGTGGGCGGCATTCCGCAAAGACATCGCCATGATGAACGCCGAGGGCGGGGTCGATCCGGCGGCGGTGTTCTTTGGTCCTTGCGTACTCCGCCCGTCGCAGTATCTGGACTTTTATGCCTTCGAACAGCACGTCATGACGATGCGCAAGCAGCGGGGGCTGGATTTCATTGTGCCCGAGTGGTACGAGATTCCGGCTTATTACAATTCCAACGCGACAAGCTTTATCGGCCACGGCATGACTGCTTACTTCCCGCATGGCGAAGAGCGAATGGACTTCGAATGTGAGATGGCGTGCGTCATCGGCCGATCGATTCGCAATGCGACGATCGAGTCGGCTCGTGACGCAATTGTGGGTTACACGATTCTCAACGACCTGTCCGCGCGGGGAAGGCAGACCAAGGCGATGCCGATCAACATGGGGCCTGCGCCAGGCAAGGACTTTGCCAGCGCGCTGGGGCCTTACCTGGTGACGAAGGACGAGATCAAGGACCTCGACGCAGTCGGCATGCGTGCGTACGTGAATGGCGAGCAATGGACCGACGGCCGATACGGCACTGTGAAGCACCGCTTCGAGTCGATGGTTGCGTTCGCCAGCGCGTCGAGGACGCTGTTCCCCGGCGATATTCTAGGGAGCGGCACGGTAGGGGGCGGCTGCGGCGCGGAACTGAAGAAGTTCCTCAGGCCGGGCGACGTCGTACGCATGGAGTTTGACGGTCTGGGCGCGTTGGACAATCGCGTGGAGATTGACTCTGGCGCGGGCGAAGTCGCGCGTTGA
- a CDS encoding zf-HC2 domain-containing protein produces MMSCREMTEFLSDYLSGELDAPTRRRFEEHISQCPPCVVYLKTYEESVRMGRAAMTEPCDEIPPEMVRAILSAMKPKD; encoded by the coding sequence ATGATGTCGTGTCGAGAAATGACTGAGTTCCTCTCGGACTATCTGTCCGGCGAACTCGATGCGCCGACTCGCCGTCGCTTCGAGGAGCACATTTCGCAATGCCCGCCTTGCGTCGTGTACCTGAAGACCTACGAGGAGTCGGTTCGCATGGGCCGCGCGGCGATGACCGAGCCGTGCGATGAGATTCCACCTGAGATGGTGCGGGCGATTCTGTCCGCGATGAAACCGAAGGACTGA
- a CDS encoding sigma-70 family RNA polymerase sigma factor, translating to MPDSLFNDSASISAAEQAAEQELLERLRANDAGAFESMIRLHGGRMLAVARRLLNNEDDARDAVQEALVSAFRSIGGFAGASRLSTWLHRIAVNSSLMKLRTRRRQGEVSIESLLPAYQDDGHRSAPVAEWTQTAEDVARSRETRAIVRDCISKLPENYRIVLMLRDIEELSTREAAEMLGIEESALKVRLHRARLALRTLLDERFRGNEA from the coding sequence ATGCCTGATTCGCTTTTCAATGACAGTGCATCGATCTCGGCAGCGGAGCAAGCGGCTGAGCAAGAACTGCTCGAACGGCTTCGCGCCAACGACGCCGGCGCCTTCGAATCCATGATTCGACTGCATGGCGGACGCATGCTGGCTGTGGCGCGACGGCTGTTGAACAACGAGGATGATGCACGAGATGCGGTGCAGGAGGCCCTCGTTTCGGCTTTTCGGTCGATCGGTGGATTTGCCGGGGCCTCGCGTCTGTCCACCTGGCTGCATCGCATCGCTGTGAACTCGTCATTGATGAAACTGCGCACCCGGCGGCGACAGGGTGAGGTGTCGATTGAATCTCTCCTGCCGGCTTATCAGGACGATGGACACCGATCGGCGCCGGTTGCGGAATGGACTCAGACGGCGGAGGATGTCGCTCGTAGCCGTGAGACTCGGGCGATCGTGCGTGACTGCATATCCAAATTGCCGGAAAACTACCGTATCGTTTTGATGCTCCGGGACATCGAAGAATTGTCAACGCGCGAGGCCGCGGAAATGCTGGGAATTGAAGAGAGCGCTCTCAAGGTGCGACTGCATCGGGCGCGTCTGGCGTTGCGTACGCTTCTGGATGAGCGCTTTCGAGGAAACGAGGCATGA
- a CDS encoding GNAT family N-acetyltransferase — MNVSDVMTAARRSDRAWYEQVCESESLDFGVAYMTPRFPRFSDGNQLRDAWIADARPDEVYDRCESFFGARGLTCGVWTPASGQDIGPVSELLTARGWRRRDVLAMGLPGRDAHSAPASITDSTIRVLPARAMRRAYRSLLEASAMELEAAGRSEAVEAAVETGIERLDDSNYDATIAQVDGIAAGRIAYLEVGDIARLVDLDVAAAFRGGEVGDVLVAHFLQTARRLSPRCIVACVEAGDLAGRELLERHGFVPAGELPRFVRSGVV, encoded by the coding sequence ATGAACGTCAGTGATGTCATGACGGCCGCTCGGCGATCGGATCGGGCGTGGTATGAGCAGGTGTGCGAATCGGAATCGCTTGATTTTGGCGTCGCGTACATGACGCCGCGTTTTCCGAGATTCTCCGACGGCAATCAACTTCGTGACGCATGGATTGCGGACGCTCGGCCTGACGAGGTGTATGACCGGTGCGAGTCGTTCTTCGGTGCCCGCGGGCTGACGTGCGGTGTCTGGACGCCGGCATCGGGCCAGGACATCGGCCCAGTGTCGGAACTGCTGACGGCTCGCGGCTGGCGGCGGCGCGACGTGCTTGCGATGGGACTTCCGGGCCGTGATGCGCATTCCGCGCCGGCATCGATCACTGATTCGACGATTCGCGTCTTGCCCGCTCGTGCGATGCGCCGCGCCTATCGTTCGCTGCTTGAGGCGTCTGCAATGGAGCTGGAGGCGGCCGGGCGATCGGAAGCGGTCGAGGCGGCAGTCGAGACCGGCATTGAGCGCCTGGATGATTCGAATTATGACGCCACCATCGCTCAGGTGGACGGGATTGCGGCGGGGCGAATTGCCTACCTGGAAGTGGGAGATATCGCTCGACTCGTGGATCTTGATGTTGCTGCGGCGTTTCGGGGGGGCGAGGTGGGCGATGTGCTGGTCGCGCACTTCCTGCAGACGGCTCGGCGACTTTCGCCGCGGTGCATTGTGGCGTGCGTGGAGGCGGGCGATCTGGCCGGGCGCGAGTTGCTCGAGCGGCATGGGTTTGTTCCGGCAGGGGAGCTGCCTCGCTTTGTCAGAAGCGGCGTTGTTTAA
- the typA gene encoding translational GTPase TypA — MNIRNVAIIAHVDHGKTSLVDCMLRQSGMFRENITSQHLIMDSNPQERERGITIFAKNCSIVWKDVKINLIDTPGHADFGGEVERVLKMADSCLLLVDAFEGPMPQTRYVLQKAFGYHLRPIVVINKVDRPDARAHEVLDEVFELFMELGADDKTLDFPVIYSSAKEGFARRELADANTGVAPLLDLILESVPPPSGSDASPLQMLVTSLDYSDYVGRIGVGRIFEGTICESQRVTVISRDGHRRDESIDGLFTFDGLRQKKVKEATAGDIVAITGIAEIGIGDTVACPENPMPMPIIAVDEPTLTMEFSINTSPFVGREGKFLTTRHIRDRLMKELRSNVALRVEDMPSKDTFRVSGRGLLHLGVLIETMRREGYELMVGKPKVIFREIGGKKCEPIEYLVVDCPSSSSGSVIELVGSRRGEMVKMDSRDNMTHMEFKIPARGLIGLRTRMLNATRGEAVMHHTFYEYEHFRGSIPGRNNGAMVSIETGRVTAYAVLNLVDRGMMFVKPGDEVYKGQVVGEHCKDDDIEVNVAREKKLTNMRAAGADKTVVLKPHRELSLEAMLEYIEDDEWVEVTPENCRMRKRFLDPNERKRAERTAMKAEA; from the coding sequence ATGAATATTCGCAATGTCGCCATCATCGCCCACGTCGATCACGGAAAGACTTCACTCGTCGATTGCATGCTTCGCCAATCGGGGATGTTCCGGGAGAACATCACGTCGCAGCATCTCATCATGGACTCCAACCCGCAGGAGCGCGAGCGAGGCATCACCATTTTCGCCAAGAACTGCTCGATTGTCTGGAAAGACGTCAAGATCAATCTGATCGACACGCCCGGCCACGCCGACTTCGGGGGCGAGGTTGAGCGCGTCCTGAAGATGGCGGACAGTTGTCTGCTGCTTGTCGATGCCTTCGAGGGGCCGATGCCTCAGACCCGCTATGTGCTTCAGAAGGCGTTCGGCTATCACCTGCGGCCGATCGTGGTCATCAACAAGGTCGATCGACCTGATGCGCGGGCGCATGAAGTTCTCGATGAAGTATTCGAGCTGTTCATGGAACTGGGCGCCGACGACAAGACGCTGGATTTTCCGGTGATTTATTCCAGTGCGAAGGAAGGATTCGCTCGCCGTGAACTGGCGGACGCGAACACCGGCGTGGCGCCGCTGTTGGATCTGATCCTGGAATCGGTCCCGCCGCCGAGCGGCAGCGACGCATCGCCGCTGCAGATGCTGGTGACGTCTCTTGACTACAGCGATTATGTCGGTCGCATCGGCGTTGGACGGATCTTCGAGGGCACGATCTGCGAGTCTCAGCGTGTGACGGTGATCTCTCGGGACGGACATCGGCGGGATGAATCGATCGACGGGCTGTTCACATTTGACGGTCTGCGTCAGAAGAAGGTTAAGGAAGCCACGGCGGGGGACATCGTCGCGATCACGGGTATCGCGGAGATCGGAATCGGGGATACCGTGGCCTGTCCGGAGAACCCGATGCCGATGCCGATCATCGCGGTGGACGAGCCGACGTTGACGATGGAATTCAGCATTAATACATCGCCGTTTGTGGGCCGCGAGGGGAAGTTCCTGACGACGCGCCATATTCGCGATCGACTGATGAAGGAACTGCGATCGAACGTGGCACTGCGAGTTGAGGATATGCCATCGAAGGACACGTTTCGTGTATCGGGGCGCGGTTTATTGCATCTGGGCGTTCTGATCGAGACGATGCGACGGGAAGGCTACGAACTCATGGTGGGTAAGCCGAAGGTGATCTTCCGGGAGATCGGCGGAAAGAAATGCGAGCCCATCGAGTATCTTGTGGTTGATTGTCCGTCGTCGAGTTCCGGGTCCGTGATCGAGCTGGTGGGCAGTCGGCGCGGCGAAATGGTGAAGATGGACTCCCGGGATAACATGACGCACATGGAATTCAAGATTCCCGCTCGAGGATTGATCGGCCTACGGACCCGCATGTTGAATGCGACGCGCGGTGAGGCCGTGATGCATCATACTTTCTACGAATACGAACATTTTCGCGGATCGATTCCGGGCCGGAACAACGGTGCGATGGTTTCAATTGAGACGGGGCGCGTGACGGCTTATGCGGTGTTGAACCTTGTGGATCGGGGGATGATGTTCGTGAAACCCGGCGACGAGGTGTACAAGGGCCAGGTCGTCGGCGAGCACTGCAAGGACGATGACATCGAGGTCAATGTCGCGCGGGAGAAGAAGCTGACGAACATGCGGGCCGCCGGCGCCGACAAGACGGTCGTTCTGAAGCCGCATCGCGAATTGTCGCTGGAGGCGATGCTTGAGTACATCGAGGATGACGAGTGGGTGGAGGTGACGCCCGAGAATTGCCGGATGCGGAAGCGATTTCTTGATCCGAATGAGCGCAAGCGAGCGGAACGAACGGCGATGAAGGCAGAAGCCTGA